CATTTCAGTTCTTCATTTTGTCAATGTCAAACTGCTTGTGCGTACAGGCTTTAAGCTAGCGATTTTTTCTCTGATGCATTCTTTGGCAACACGTTCTTGCTCTTTTTTGTCAGCTACCGTGATGTCTGGGATAACACCGACTTTGTTGATATCCGAACCGCTGGGAGTGAGGTAACGTGAGACTGTGATGTGTACAGCTGCTCCACCTGGGAGGCGATTGATTTCCTGGACGAGTCCTTTGCCGTAGGTCTTTTCGCCGATAACAACTGCTCTGCCATTATCTTTGAGGGCACTGGCGAGGATTTCGCTGGCGCTAGCACTCTCATTATCAACGAGGAGCACTATTGGTTGATGAGACAGAGGCTCGCCAGAGGCGATGTCGGTGTGACGTCCATGACGGCTGATGGTGCTGACGATAGCGCCACCTTCAAGGAGCATGTCGGCGATTTCGAGTGCGTTTGAGAGCAGTCCGCCTGGATTGTCTCTCAAGTCGATGATCAAGCCATCGGCTTTAGAGAGTTTTTGTAGGGCAGCCTTAAACTCATCAGCAGCGTCGTTGGAGATAAAAGTAGAGAGATTGATGTAGCCGATGTTGGTGGCTTTATCAAGTCTGGATGAGACTGCGTGGATAACAATCTCTTGTCTGACAATGTTGACAGAGTGACTAGTGTTACCGTGGCGCAGACCGAGTACAACTGCAGTATTGGCTTTACCGCGGATATGATCAGCAGCTTGCTCCGGAGTCATACCGATAGC
Above is a window of Candidatus Obscuribacter sp. DNA encoding:
- a CDS encoding S41 family peptidase, whose translation is MSQWKRIVCICMLALMAGSSINVPAMGHKTLPTDVYHRAWQLVRDNYYDSNYNGRNWLELEHKFDSQIKTTADAHKYVKVMLESLSDPYTRFLDPRAFQDENDAIDARIVGIGINLMQSKDQQRLIINRVIEGGPAEQSGVQSGDEIASIDGINAIGMTPEQAADHIRGKANTAVVLGLRHGNTSHSVNIVRQEIVIHAVSSRLDKATNIGYINLSTFISNDAADEFKAALQKLSKADGLIIDLRDNPGGLLSNALEIADMLLEGGAIVSTISRHGRHTDIASGEPLSHQPIVLLVDNESASASEILASALKDNGRAVVIGEKTYGKGLVQEINRLPGGAAVHITVSRYLTPSGSDINKVGVIPDITVADKKEQERVAKECIREKIASLKPVRTSSLTLTK